Proteins from a genomic interval of Pseudomonadota bacterium:
- a CDS encoding NADP-dependent isocitrate dehydrogenase, translated as MKKMIPITLIRGDGIGPEVVDVTTKMIEATGAPITWQTCEAGAEVFKKGLASGVPQETLASIRQTRIVLKGPLETPVGFGEKSANVTLRKLFETFANVRPVREFPGVETPFKGRNIDLVIVRENVEDLYAGVEYMQTASMAEGLKIITRKGCEKIIRFAFELARAEKRKKVHCATKANIMKFTEGMMKRTFEEVAPDYSEIEAHHIIIDNCAHQMVRFPENFDIIVTTNMNGDIISDLASGLVGGLGLAPSANYGHDIAIFEAVHGSAPKYAGKNIANPTAVLLSGIMLLRHLDLFENATALEQSLMRTLGHDKAFTQDLAKQNDSQALSTSEFTDRIIDNLGKSWQGYRPRSYQPINMPKTPELPQRLKQRVVGVDVFIETREDPESIGQQLAQILEGSDFKLKLISSRGVIVYPHPGNHPDLGDCFSCRFMLKSNQDNLEQSVIIDLLNRIGTRYNWVHVEKMTEFNGEPGFSKAQGES; from the coding sequence ATGAAAAAAATGATCCCCATCACACTGATTCGCGGCGATGGCATTGGACCCGAGGTCGTTGATGTAACAACAAAAATGATTGAAGCCACCGGCGCCCCCATTACCTGGCAAACCTGCGAAGCTGGCGCTGAAGTTTTTAAAAAAGGATTGGCGTCAGGGGTTCCCCAAGAAACGCTTGCTTCAATACGACAAACCCGCATTGTCCTTAAGGGACCTCTAGAAACACCAGTTGGATTTGGGGAAAAAAGTGCTAACGTAACCTTGCGTAAACTCTTTGAAACCTTTGCTAATGTAAGGCCGGTTCGGGAATTTCCAGGGGTTGAAACCCCATTTAAGGGACGCAACATTGACCTGGTTATTGTGCGAGAAAATGTTGAAGATCTCTATGCGGGTGTTGAATATATGCAAACCGCATCAATGGCTGAGGGTCTAAAAATTATCACTCGCAAGGGTTGCGAGAAAATTATTCGCTTTGCTTTCGAGCTCGCTCGGGCTGAAAAGCGGAAAAAGGTCCACTGCGCTACCAAAGCCAATATCATGAAATTTACGGAAGGGATGATGAAACGGACCTTTGAAGAGGTAGCCCCTGACTACTCTGAAATTGAAGCTCACCACATCATTATCGACAATTGTGCTCATCAGATGGTTCGCTTTCCAGAAAATTTTGATATTATTGTCACAACAAACATGAATGGAGATATCATAAGCGATCTAGCTTCTGGGCTCGTGGGGGGACTTGGTCTAGCACCAAGTGCGAATTATGGGCATGATATTGCTATTTTTGAGGCCGTGCACGGCTCTGCTCCCAAGTATGCAGGAAAAAACATCGCTAACCCTACGGCTGTCTTATTATCTGGCATCATGCTGCTGCGTCATCTCGATCTCTTTGAAAACGCAACGGCACTTGAACAATCCTTGATGAGAACCTTAGGCCATGACAAAGCCTTTACTCAAGATCTAGCCAAACAAAATGATAGCCAAGCGCTTTCCACTTCGGAGTTTACAGATCGCATTATCGACAATCTGGGGAAAAGCTGGCAAGGATACCGTCCTCGCTCTTATCAACCCATCAATATGCCCAAAACCCCCGAACTTCCTCAAAGATTAAAGCAAAGAGTTGTAGGGGTTGATGTCTTTATTGAAACCCGAGAAGATCCCGAAAGCATTGGCCAGCAGCTTGCTCAGATACTTGAAGGCTCGGACTTTAAACTTAAATTAATCTCAAGCCGTGGTGTCATTGTGTACCCCCATCCTGGCAACCACCCAGATTTGGGCGATTGTTTTAGCTGTCGCTTTATGCTCAAGTCCAACCAGGATAACCTCGAGC
- a CDS encoding cold shock domain-containing protein, with amino-acid sequence MSNFDSFQTPQALNESYDEIDVSEDEILMHTTGPLENAVQIDCMVKWFNPIKGFGFVVPRGEDEDIFLHFSVLDAAGYQYLAPGDEVTCMVGMGQKGRQVGKIMDVQPARQAPAQYQTGPRPMQPFGPVEQVDGEVKWFNTIRGFGFVSPDEGGRDVFVHASLLRRIGLQKVYPGQRVRMQVTSSDRGRQAWTLELIG; translated from the coding sequence GTGAGTAACTTTGATAGTTTTCAGACACCACAGGCTCTAAATGAGAGCTATGATGAAATAGATGTGTCTGAGGATGAAATACTGATGCATACTACGGGGCCTCTTGAAAATGCGGTTCAGATAGACTGTATGGTCAAGTGGTTTAATCCAATTAAGGGTTTTGGCTTTGTCGTGCCTAGGGGTGAGGACGAGGATATTTTTCTGCATTTTTCTGTTTTAGATGCAGCCGGTTACCAATACCTTGCACCGGGTGACGAAGTAACGTGCATGGTTGGAATGGGTCAAAAAGGACGCCAGGTCGGAAAAATAATGGATGTACAACCAGCACGTCAGGCGCCAGCGCAGTACCAAACAGGTCCGCGACCAATGCAACCGTTTGGTCCTGTAGAACAAGTTGACGGTGAGGTTAAGTGGTTTAACACCATTCGTGGCTTTGGTTTTGTAAGCCCTGATGAAGGAGGACGCGACGTTTTTGTGCATGCCTCGCTTTTGCGGCGTATTGGCCTGCAAAAGGTCTACCCAGGGCAGCGTGTACGCATGCAGGTCACCAGTTCAGATCGTGGACGTCAGGCCTGGACCCTTGAGTTGATTGGGTAA